Below is a genomic region from Dryobates pubescens isolate bDryPub1 chromosome 1, bDryPub1.pri, whole genome shotgun sequence.
tttggggttgggttttattAAACATATATCTttcaaaatatttgctttaatTGAAAGTGAAATGAGAAGTGGAAAGATGTGAAATTCAGAGGTAAAAGTTGTTACAGATGGCTTAGTGTATATTCTGTCATCTGTGTAGTCCTACCTGTTTCCCCATGCTTTGTTCTGCTTAGTGTCCTAAGGGGGTTTCCCACCTTATAAAACTTACATGACTTCAATTGCTGTTCCAGAGTTTGAGACACTGTGTTTCCAAAGAATTTTATTGCATAATTTGTCTAGTTCTAAGTACCATTTGTAAAACCTTATCAACAATTTACTTTGGCTTTAAGACTTCTCAGCATGGCAATGGAAATATTTCCACTCTGGCTTGCTAATAGGGGAACCGTAGGAAATCTGTTGACAAACTTTCTGGAGATGTTTTCTGGATGcctaatttactttttttttttcttttttttttttcccttggaagAATTCTTGTTGTTTGATCTTCTTTATATTATGGAGTACATAAGATGATTTTATGTTTTTCTAGTGTGACAGTGATGTCAAAATATGTGACAGACAAATATGCCTTTTAGTTATGTCCTAATCAGTATGGCACTGTGAAAGTCATCACATAACTACCAGAGCTTTCTATTAAGTTTGGTATATGACCTGCAGGTATTTCAGTTCAGGTAATCCAGGAGGAACTTTCTTGAGCTTGTTTCTTTCAAGATGGATTTCACGTATACTCGGTATGTTGGAAAAACTTCCATTTTCCACGTCTTTGATTTTGTTATTCCCAAGACCTAGTCTAGAAATAGAACAAGAACCATTTCATTAAAGACACATTGAGATCCACAATAAAATACTGCTTTTTTtgcctgaccccccccccccctttttttttttttaagattgaAATAAGCAGGATTAGACATAGGAGGCAAAAAGAGCTGGGGAAAGATGATTAAATTTTATCTCTGATAGAAGTAATCAGATGCTGGTCTTAACATGCACTGTTGCAAACCGTAGGCAAGACTTGTAATAACAAGTGCAATGTTTAGGtggctttgtttgggtttaaaGTTTGGCCTTATTTACAGAAATTCTAACTGAAACACTTAAAATTTTTAACTCTCTCTTTAACAAGAGAAGATCCTGCCAGGTCAGGCCTTTCATCCAATAAAAGCATTTTGTGTGACAATGGTACCTTTGAAGATCTTTGTAGCGGTTAAAATCTTCAAGTTCAATTGCTGTGATCTTATTGTCATCTAAGTGAAGTTCTAGCAGACTGGAGGGCAAGTCTGATGAAAAACAAATGCACAGTATGAGAAAAAGAAGTCCCACTTCTTTTTGTTGGAATATTTATAATGTTTCTTTGTATTGGGGGAAGAGTCTAGGGAAAGGGGTTGTCTGCATCAAAGGAATGGATGTTAGATACAAGTGTGCTACATTGAAAAACAACAATCGACATCATCTGGTTCACAATAGTAGTTATAAAAAAATTAAGAAGTGCATATGCTAATGTTAAGATTTCAAGGGTTCCAAAATCTGGTATGATTTTTTCAGCTTTCTTTACAATGGCTTTCATGTGCTTTCCCTTAACCTGACAAAGGTGTAAATTGTGTTACGTGCTGGTAGTTAAAATCCTACTCCTGTGGAACCTGTGGCAGTTTTTTTGTAGGTATGTATTTCCTTCCAAAAGATGTTGCAGTTTTCCTACTATAGCCATTTGATTCTCCCAGGTGTCATCTGGGAGGAAAGCTTTCAGAATTCACTAAGTAAAATGAGGTAGACAGTCTgttctttcctgtgctgctgcacagaatGTTTTCTTGTGTAGTACCAAATAGTCCAAATTCAGGATGATTAGTGAATAGACCAGGAGATAGAGGATCTTTTCTACAGTATCCTATTAGTGAGGGCAGAGAAAGCTAGTGACAAGTCTGAATTTACCTTTGCTGATCTTAGGTCCAGTTTTACTCACATCTGTCTAGATGGCACCCTGACACCGAGCTGTGTTACAGCTTAGGAGAGCACCTCTCCCATTGCCACTGATGTTTGTTGCAGCATTACAATACTGGAGAGAAGTGGCCTGCTTTGCAGTCTGTCTGTGTGCCAGTTGACAtgatttttgtggtttggttttggccttttttttttccacttcacaTTCCAGTTCACAGTTCTACCAGTTGCTGCTTGTCTGAGTTTCAGTAAAGGGAGACCATCCATCTTTAGATTTTAAACTGCGTGTTACATTATTTAAGTAATTGATTTTGTGGTGTCATAACATTTGTAGATAGAAGGCTTCTATTTGTGTAGAATGAAATCCTGTTTGTTTCTGATTTGGTTATGTGTGTGAGACCACATACTAGATCTCATGCTGTGATATCTCTGTAATAAGGATAAAATCTGAATGACTTTGTGTATGTTTTTTGGTGACAAGTTCTAGGAGATGGTATTATGATTAATTTTATCTTTTTGTCTGCAGAAGAATGCTGCCATAAACAACCAGATAGTTTCTCATATTAAAATTACCTTAACAATTGGAAtgagttggtttggtttcctgTGGTATTTTTAGTGTTCTCCTTTGCAGAGACACTTTTGCATATTTATCTGTCTGCAAGAAGAGATTAAGTTTAATAAGAAATAAGTTCTTTATGTGAATGAGCCAGGAATAAATATCTTAGGGGCCAACACTTAGTCTCCCTGTAAGTTAACAAATGATAAAACATATCATGCTTTGTTTCCTGTTTTTGTCTTAACCAGTAGTTAAAATCTTGAGAGGTTGCTTAAATGCTGGGGTGACCTACAGACTATGCAGGTAGAATGTTGTACTGAGTTCCTCTGTGCTGCATTTGTGTGGAGGTGAGTGATTTCTTATTACATCCAAACCACAGGTTGATTGTTTTATATGAAGGCGTGATTCCATTTTGTGGTATGTTGTGCTGAATTTAATTACAATGTTCAATTTCACTTAGCAAAACTCCATTCAGAGAGTACTGAGTTTTGCATTAAGGTTGTTATATTGCTGGGCATACCTGAGCTACAGTCactagagacattcaaaattaAACATCTGGGTGTTTCATTTTCAATTCATGCAataaataggaataggaattcTGTGTCCCTTATGACTCAGATCAAATCTCAGGGGGTTTACCCTTTGTAAGGATTTTAAAAGGCTCTTGTGAAAGATTATAATTTTCATCCTATTGTTTCTAATGAGAAGGGTCTTTGGATGGCTGTGggaggaatgggctgcctgatgGGAAGAAGGCAGGAGGTGGGGCTGTGTGTTCATGCACACCTCTGAGGCATGGAATTGGATACTAAGTGCAAAAAGAGAAATGAGGTGGGAGGTGGTCTGATAATAATGAACAAGGCAAGTCAGAACTGATCAGCATTTTGATAATCATATAGATGTTAAAGCATTTTATTTAGGAGCATAGTGGTATAGGTAAAATAAGAAAGGTAAAGCAAACCATACCTTTAGGAATTGAAGTTAGTTTAGCTTCTGCAATTCTTATATGATAGATATTTACTCCTTCAAAAGCCCCTGGCTCTATTCCATCATTGTTAAGAGGATTTGCACTCATTTCTGTCCAAGAGAAACAAATAAGAATATTTATGGCGTAGGAATTTTCTCTATGTTAGACTAAGTTATAAATAGCTGGTTTGATTTTTATCATCTCCACTGATCTAAGCATTGATTACTGTTTAGCTGTGATTACCTATTCTGAGGGGTGGAAGTCACAGCTGTCAGGAATTAAAGGCTATCTAGTTTGGAGGGTTAACAGAAACAGGACCTGTGTCACCCATCTTCACACTGGGGAAATTTTTGAATGATAGTTACATATGGTATGTTACAGTTGGGGCAGAGACATTTTTCTACTGAACTGGACTTACCTAAAACATGGAGAGATTTCATTCCTTTAAATGTGTCCTTGGGGATTTTCTTAACCTTGTTAGCATGAATTCTGAGCTCTGCTAAAGTGTTAGGTAGGTTTGCTGGAATCTCAGTTAGCTGGTTATGGGACAGATACAATCGTCGTAGCTTCTTGGTTGATTGAAATGCTTTTGGATGGATCTTGGTGATTTTATTGTTGTTCAGAGCCAGAGCCTAGGAGATATGGGAAGTGAAAGACAAGGAAAATGTCTTTATATTGGGACTGTTAGGAATATGACTTTTAAGTAATGAATTCGATATATAATTTAACAATTAAGTATTTTAACAATTGTATTTTTCCATCATACCAAACTTCAGCACTTAGTATGTGTTTTGGGGCATTTCAATTGATAGtgaaacccccccaaaaaaaacccaatatgGAAGCTGGAGCATTAACTAGAAGATAGAGAAAAAGTAGTCAGAGCTGACAAGGTGCTAGTGGATAATGAGAAGAACTGGCAAAGCAATGCTGGTGTGTTTTGTGGAATTGTAAGGGGGTTATATTCTTTTGTTGCTCTTCCTTAATGCCAAGAAAATCTCCAAACTCAAGTTTTCATCTTTTATTTCTGCAAAATAAAAGTCAGAATATTAATCTGAATGTCTTAAAAGTTAATGTCTGACTCTAACTTATACACAGACATGCATTTGTAGCCAATTTGCCATAAGTCCTCAACTCCTGTGAATTTAAATCTCTCTCTCCTGTACAGTACATTAATACTTTTTTGGGGACAGCTTTTGTTCGTGGTTGTAATATGTTATCAGAGCATTTGTAGCAATTTACTATGGACAACGAAATATTACTAATCTGAAATAACTTTGCATGTCAAAACATATCTCTGCAGTTCCATACCTAGCTAT
It encodes:
- the ASPN gene encoding asporin codes for the protein MKEYTLLLFLALCSAKPFSSPSYFTLKNMMLQDMEEEEDDYDDDNSLFPTTEPIIPLMPFDLFPTCPFGCQCYVRVVHCSDLGLTSIPRNIPPDTRMIDLQNNKIREVKENDLRGLTSLYALALNNNKITKIHPKAFQSTKKLRRLYLSHNQLTEIPANLPNTLAELRIHANKVKKIPKDTFKGMKSLHVLEMSANPLNNDGIEPGAFEGVNIYHIRIAEAKLTSIPKDLPSSLLELHLDDNKITAIELEDFNRYKDLQRLGLGNNKIKDVENGSFSNIPSIREIHLERNKLKKVPPGLPELKYLQVVFLHSNHIAKLGVNDFCPTGRRKKKALYSGISLFNNPVKYWEVEPSTFRCILARNSVQLGNFLK